The DNA window AGGTCCTGGAGGCCATGCGCGAGGTCATGGCCGGCGGCGCGCCCGCGCTGCTCTCCTTCGAGCTCACCGGCGAGATGGCCGCCGGGGCGGACATGGTCTGCGGCGGCAGGCTGCGGGTCTTCCTGGAACGCATCGCGCCGGAGGACGCCCCGCTGTTCACGGAACTGGAGGCGCATCTGGCGCGGGGCGAACGCTGCCTGCTGCTCACCGCCGACAACGACGGCGCGCGCAGTCTGCTCCTCCCGGACGGGACGCGGGGCGCGGCCTTGCCCGAAGACGCCGCGCGCCAAGCCCGCGAGCGCGGGTCGTGCATCCTGGCCCCGGTGCTGCTGGAATGCGGGGACGCGGCCTGGTTCCTGGAACCCTGGGCCGCGCCCTCCGTCCTGCTCATCGTCGGCGCGGGACACGTCTCCCGGCCCACGGCCCAGGTGGCGGCCCTGGCGGGCTTCCAGGTCACGATCCTGGACGACCGGCCGGAGTTCGCCAACCGCGAACGCTTTCCCTGGGCCCGGGAGATCGCCGTGCTGGACGGCTTCGAGAACTGCTTCGCGGGCCGCGCGCCCGGGCCGGACGCCTCGGTGGTCATCGTCACGCGCGGGCACCTCTTCGACAAGACCGCGCTCGGACAGGCCCTGCGCACCCCGGCGGGCTACATCGGCATGATCGGCTCGCGCCGCAAGCGCCGGGCCGTGTACGACCAGCTCCTGTCCGAGGGCTTCACCCCGGCCGACCTGGAGCGCGTGCACTGCCCCATCGGCCTGTCCATCGAGGCCGAAACCCCGGAGGAGATCGCCGTGAGCATCGTGGCCGAACTCATCCAGGCCCGGGCCGCGCGGAGGGAGGCCTGATGCGCTTGGCCGCCCTGGTCCTGGCCGCCGGGCTGTCCTCGCGCATGGGCCGCCTCAAGCCCCTGCTGCCCCTGGGGGACGCGAGCCTCCTGGGCCGCGCGGCACGGCTCTTCCGCGCCGCCGGAATCGCGGACATCCTGGCCGTGACCGGACACCGCGCCGACGAGGTGCGCGGGGAGGCCGGACGCCTGGGACTGCGGAGCGTGCACAACCCGGATTTCGAGACCGGCATGTTCTCCTCGGTCCAGGCGGGCCTGAAGGCCCTGCCGCCGGGCCTGGACGGCGTGTTCGTCCTGCCGGTGGACATCCCCCTGGTCCGGCCCGCCACGGTGCGCCGCCTCGTCGAACGGCTGCCGGAATCCACGGCCCAGGTGCTGGTCCCCGCCTTCGACGGTAAGCCCGGGCATCCGCCCCTGCTCCGCCCGGCGGCCGTGGACGCGGCCCTGGCCGGGACCGGCGCGGGCAGCCTGCGCGCGGCCCTGGCCGCCCTGGACACGGAGTTGCTGGAGGTGGCCGACGCGGGCGTGCTCTTCGACCTGGACACGCCCGAGGCCTACGCCGAGGCGCTGCGTCGCTGGGAACGGCGGGACGCGCCGACCCGGGCCGAGGCCCTGGCCCTGCTCCGGCTGCACCAGGCCGGAGAGCGCGGCCTGGCCCATGCCCGGGGCGTGGCCCGCGCGGCCCTGGCCCTGGGCCGGGCGCTCGCGGCTGCCGGGCTGTCCCTGGATTTCGAACTGCTGGAGGTGGCGGCCCTGCTGCACGACATCGCCAAGGGCTCGCCGGAGCACGAGAAGGCGGGCGGCCTGCTTCTGGCCGACCTGGGCTACGCGCCCGTGGCCGAAATCGTGGCCGCGCACCGGGACATCGACCCCGCCGGGATGGAACGGCCCGGGGAGCGCGAACTCGTCTATTTGGCCGACAAGCTTGTGCGCGGCCGGGAACGCGTGAACGTGGAGCAGCGCTTCCAGGAAAAACTGGACCGCTTCGCCGGAGACCCCGAGGCCGTGGCCGCCATCACCCGGCGGCGAGAGCACGCCCTGGGCATGCGGGCCCTGCTGGAGCGCGTCGCGGGCCGAAGCCTGGACGCCATCCTGGACGGGGAGGGACCGTGGGACTGACCGTTCACCTCCTGCGCCACGGCGCGGTGGAACCGGAAACGCCCTGGCGCTTCCTGGGCCGTCGCGAAGTTCCCCTCTCGGCCGAGGGCCTGACTCAGGCCCGGTTCTGGCGCGAGGCCCTGGCGGACGTTCCCTTCCAGGCGGCCTGGTGCTCGGACCTGGGTCGCTGCCGCGAAACCGCGTCCATCATC is part of the Desulfovibrio aminophilus genome and encodes:
- a CDS encoding XdhC family aldehyde oxidoreductase maturation factor encodes the protein MQRLLSILNQRLAAGEPVVSATIATHEGSTPRSAGSKMLRFADGGMAGTVGGGLVEAQVLEAMREVMAGGAPALLSFELTGEMAAGADMVCGGRLRVFLERIAPEDAPLFTELEAHLARGERCLLLTADNDGARSLLLPDGTRGAALPEDAARQARERGSCILAPVLLECGDAAWFLEPWAAPSVLLIVGAGHVSRPTAQVAALAGFQVTILDDRPEFANRERFPWAREIAVLDGFENCFAGRAPGPDASVVIVTRGHLFDKTALGQALRTPAGYIGMIGSRRKRRAVYDQLLSEGFTPADLERVHCPIGLSIEAETPEEIAVSIVAELIQARAARREA
- a CDS encoding DVU_1551 family NTP transferase; protein product: MRLAALVLAAGLSSRMGRLKPLLPLGDASLLGRAARLFRAAGIADILAVTGHRADEVRGEAGRLGLRSVHNPDFETGMFSSVQAGLKALPPGLDGVFVLPVDIPLVRPATVRRLVERLPESTAQVLVPAFDGKPGHPPLLRPAAVDAALAGTGAGSLRAALAALDTELLEVADAGVLFDLDTPEAYAEALRRWERRDAPTRAEALALLRLHQAGERGLAHARGVARAALALGRALAAAGLSLDFELLEVAALLHDIAKGSPEHEKAGGLLLADLGYAPVAEIVAAHRDIDPAGMERPGERELVYLADKLVRGRERVNVEQRFQEKLDRFAGDPEAVAAITRRREHALGMRALLERVAGRSLDAILDGEGPWD